A single region of the Salipaludibacillus sp. LMS25 genome encodes:
- the guaA gene encoding glutamine-hydrolyzing GMP synthase: MKEIKEKVIVLDFGGQYNQLIARRIRDLGVFSELVSHKLTAAEVKAMNPKGIIFSGGPGSVYADGAPRCDEAIFDLGIPVLGICYGMQLMTHHFKGSVEAANHREYGKANIHIENKSKLFGQLPDEQSVWMSHGDLVKAPPAGFRVDATNVSCPVAAMSDESRGLYGVQFHPEVRNTEHGNEMLKNFVYDVCQCDGNWSMENFIEMEVEKVREAVGERKVLCALSGGVDSSVVAALIHKAIGDQLICMFIDHGLLRKNEADSVMKTFGEGFDMNVIKIDAQDRFLSKLAGVKDPEQKRKIIGNEFIYVFEEESAKLTDVDFLAQGTLYTDIIESGTDTAQTIKSHHNVGGLPENMKLDLIEPLNTLFKDEVREVGTELGLPEEIVWRQPFPGPGLGIRVLGEITEDKLEIVRESDAILREEIKKAGLDREIWQYFTALPDMRSVGVMGDARTYDYTVGIRAVTSIDGMTSDWARIPYDVLEIISTRIVNEVKDVNRVVYDITSKPPSTIEWE; the protein is encoded by the coding sequence GACGTATTAGAGATTTAGGCGTTTTCAGTGAGTTGGTCTCTCATAAACTAACAGCGGCTGAAGTGAAAGCCATGAATCCAAAGGGGATTATTTTTTCTGGTGGGCCAGGAAGTGTTTATGCAGATGGCGCACCGCGATGTGATGAAGCGATCTTTGATCTAGGTATTCCTGTCTTAGGGATTTGCTATGGCATGCAATTAATGACCCATCATTTTAAGGGATCTGTAGAAGCGGCTAATCATCGTGAGTATGGAAAAGCTAACATTCATATTGAAAACAAGTCCAAGTTGTTTGGACAGCTCCCAGATGAACAGTCCGTGTGGATGAGTCATGGTGACCTTGTTAAGGCGCCACCAGCTGGCTTCCGTGTTGATGCCACAAACGTGTCATGTCCAGTGGCAGCCATGAGTGATGAAAGTCGCGGGCTTTATGGTGTTCAGTTCCATCCAGAAGTGCGAAACACGGAGCATGGGAATGAGATGCTGAAAAACTTTGTCTACGATGTTTGTCAGTGTGACGGAAACTGGTCAATGGAGAACTTCATTGAGATGGAAGTGGAAAAAGTTCGCGAAGCTGTTGGCGAGCGTAAAGTTCTCTGTGCATTAAGTGGGGGTGTCGATTCCTCTGTCGTAGCTGCTTTAATTCACAAAGCGATTGGCGACCAGTTAATCTGTATGTTTATCGACCACGGTCTTTTACGAAAAAATGAAGCTGACAGTGTTATGAAAACATTTGGCGAAGGCTTTGATATGAATGTGATTAAAATTGATGCGCAAGACAGATTCCTATCAAAATTAGCTGGTGTCAAAGACCCTGAACAAAAGAGAAAAATTATCGGCAACGAGTTTATCTATGTGTTCGAAGAAGAATCAGCTAAGCTCACAGACGTTGATTTTCTCGCACAGGGAACTCTTTACACGGATATTATTGAGAGTGGAACAGATACGGCACAAACGATTAAATCCCATCATAATGTTGGTGGCTTACCAGAAAACATGAAACTTGATTTAATCGAGCCGTTAAACACCCTATTTAAAGATGAAGTGCGGGAAGTAGGAACGGAGTTAGGGCTACCAGAGGAAATTGTATGGCGTCAACCATTCCCAGGACCAGGGCTCGGCATCCGTGTTCTTGGTGAGATTACGGAAGATAAGCTTGAAATTGTCCGTGAATCAGACGCGATTTTGCGTGAAGAAATTAAAAAAGCCGGCCTTGACCGCGAGATTTGGCAATACTTCACAGCCCTTCCTGACATGCGAAGCGTCGGCGTCATGGGGGATGCAAGAACGTATGATTATACCGTAGGCATCCGAGCAGTCACGTCCATCGATGGCATGACATCCGATTGGGCAAGAATCCCGTACGATGTCCTCGAGATCATCTCAACGCGAATTGTAAACGAAGTGAAAGACGTGAACCGCGTCGTGTACGACATAACATCTAAGCCCCCTAGCACAATTGAGTGGGAATAG
- a CDS encoding conjugal transfer protein, whose amino-acid sequence MKKLKSYTRIWSVEKVIYAINDFRLPFPVTFNQMRWFVLSLLVVMLLGNLPPLSLIDGALLKYVGVPVALTWFMSKKSFNGKKPYGFLKSVITYWFRPKVTYAGKAVKLQKQTIHESITVVRGEAYELSD is encoded by the coding sequence GTGAAAAAATTAAAAAGCTACACGCGAATCTGGTCGGTGGAAAAAGTGATTTATGCGATCAATGATTTTCGCTTACCTTTTCCAGTGACGTTTAACCAAATGAGATGGTTTGTGCTTTCTCTTTTGGTCGTCATGTTACTTGGAAACCTCCCTCCCCTCTCTTTGATTGACGGAGCATTATTAAAATATGTTGGGGTTCCTGTAGCGTTGACTTGGTTTATGTCTAAAAAAAGTTTTAATGGGAAAAAGCCTTATGGTTTCTTAAAATCTGTTATCACGTATTGGTTCCGACCGAAAGTGACGTATGCAGGGAAAGCGGTAAAACTTCAAAAACAAACGATCCATGAATCGATTACAGTGGTAAGGGGTGAAGCATATGAGTTATCCGATTAA
- a CDS encoding transposase has protein sequence MRIGKYCKREGSRLSGQKLGRPSKKENNDQKRVAYQEARERHAIEGKFGETKRTYGLGLIRARLKETSESVIAL, from the coding sequence GTGAGAATCGGAAAGTATTGCAAGCGAGAAGGTAGTCGCCTTAGCGGCCAAAAGCTAGGAAGACCCTCGAAAAAAGAAAATAACGACCAAAAACGAGTCGCCTACCAGGAGGCACGTGAGCGACATGCCATTGAGGGCAAATTCGGAGAAACCAAACGCACCTATGGTTTAGGGCTTATTCGAGCACGTCTAAAAGAGACAAGTGAATCCGTTATCGCCCTGTAA
- a CDS encoding BlaI/MecI/CopY family transcriptional regulator yields the protein MCILSSFRSLSETEMKVMKEIWKMGRPVKSNELLEIFSKEEEREWKGQTIATFLSRLVDKGVLLIEREGRPNTYVPRLSFKEYKKMEAQNLLETMYQGSIKSFLATLYDDKISPEELEELQKWFSDK from the coding sequence ATGTGTATATTGTCAAGTTTTCGAAGTTTATCGGAAACCGAAATGAAAGTAATGAAAGAAATATGGAAAATGGGGCGTCCTGTAAAATCTAACGAGTTATTAGAAATATTCTCCAAAGAAGAGGAGAGGGAATGGAAAGGACAAACGATAGCAACTTTTTTATCAAGACTGGTAGATAAGGGAGTATTGCTAATTGAAAGAGAAGGTCGACCAAATACGTATGTTCCCCGTCTTTCTTTTAAAGAATATAAAAAAATGGAAGCACAGAATCTATTGGAGACCATGTATCAAGGATCTATAAAGAGTTTTTTAGCAACTCTTTATGATGACAAAATATCCCCTGAAGAACTAGAGGAACTCCAAAAGTGGTTTTCAGATAAGTAG
- a CDS encoding peptidase domain-containing ABC transporter, whose product MEDVLEAPAEKWSMEEDMDSEPIRGNIRLENVSFSYSKYSERVVDNLSMTITEGQKVALVGQSGSGKTTIANLIIGIFKPVAGTIYYDDRDLEDIDLQQLRRRIGTVPQDVTLFNRSIYENITLHYPDATPEEVVEAAKVAQIHDEIMAMPMQYNTMVSEMGMNLSGGQRQRISLAKALLSKPSILVLDEATSSLDHVNEKKIDDYLSSINCTRIVIAHRLTTVMNSDMICVVNKGKIMEYGTHKDLLHTGGFYSHFYPTLKGQYTPHLKT is encoded by the coding sequence GTGGAGGATGTACTCGAAGCGCCGGCAGAAAAGTGGAGCATGGAAGAAGACATGGATTCTGAGCCAATTAGGGGAAATATTCGTCTCGAGAACGTCTCATTCTCATACTCCAAGTATAGTGAGCGTGTCGTCGACAACCTTTCGATGACAATTACCGAAGGGCAGAAAGTGGCACTTGTAGGACAGTCAGGTTCAGGGAAAACGACAATAGCTAATTTGATTATTGGCATTTTTAAACCAGTAGCAGGGACCATTTATTATGATGACAGGGATCTTGAAGACATTGATCTTCAACAACTTCGCAGACGAATTGGTACTGTCCCACAAGATGTGACCCTTTTTAACCGGTCTATCTATGAGAATATCACGTTACATTATCCTGACGCGACTCCTGAAGAGGTAGTCGAGGCAGCCAAAGTAGCGCAGATTCATGATGAAATTATGGCAATGCCAATGCAGTACAATACGATGGTCTCAGAGATGGGGATGAACTTGTCCGGCGGTCAGCGCCAGCGAATTTCGCTCGCGAAAGCCCTTTTAAGTAAACCTTCAATTCTTGTTCTTGATGAAGCAACCAGTTCATTGGACCACGTTAATGAGAAAAAGATTGATGACTATTTATCATCGATCAATTGTACACGCATCGTGATTGCACACCGGCTTACAACCGTTATGAACAGTGATATGATCTGCGTGGTGAATAAAGGGAAAATCATGGAATACGGCACTCACAAAGACTTACTTCATACCGGTGGATTCTACAGTCATTTTTATCCCACTCTTAAGGGGCAGTATACCCCCCACCTCAAAACATAA
- a CDS encoding ATP-binding cassette domain-containing protein, translated as MSRMSELAVEKVNLTKQYSGITVVKDFNLKVPQGKIYGFLGPNGAGKTTTLRLITGLLKPNGGKVFVHGKSMPESRLAVLAKTGALIERPAHYQHLTARENLDIARRLYQVSDTGAVDKALKVVGLEEVAGKKVKFSHLA; from the coding sequence GTGAGCAGAATGAGTGAATTAGCAGTGGAAAAGGTGAATCTGACGAAACAATACAGTGGTATTACAGTCGTTAAGGATTTTAACCTGAAAGTGCCTCAGGGAAAGATATACGGTTTTCTCGGGCCGAACGGCGCAGGAAAGACGACGACACTGAGGTTGATTACCGGACTATTAAAGCCGAATGGCGGAAAGGTGTTCGTGCATGGAAAGTCAATGCCTGAAAGTCGTTTGGCTGTGCTTGCCAAGACAGGTGCCTTAATCGAAAGGCCTGCTCATTATCAGCATCTGACGGCAAGAGAAAACCTTGATATCGCAAGACGTCTCTATCAGGTCTCAGACACGGGAGCTGTGGACAAAGCACTGAAAGTGGTCGGTCTCGAAGAAGTGGCCGGAAAAAAGGTAAAATTTTCTCACTTGGCATGA
- a CDS encoding ABC transporter permease — translation MFKIELKKVPVTYLLWAYVTVWATISFISYASLAHLSRQYSLERSWSIFQETAQMAMPPLMIIVTTATVMMLMAYEYDSGMWRYLTLFPIRKGAVLTAKLLTTFAVLSGAGISIFFAVVMASFAAGVTNTKGVFFITAGPVLLAFPLMIFLLWTVAASGNMLTPTLTGIALFLFIHIFAGWGVWLPWGPLATFGSMLQSSQQDLISAALALVLTSVLYFVISVMDVTNRL, via the coding sequence TTGTTTAAAATCGAATTAAAGAAAGTGCCTGTCACTTATCTTCTCTGGGCGTATGTAACTGTTTGGGCCACCATTTCCTTCATAAGCTATGCCTCGCTGGCACATTTAAGCAGGCAATATTCTCTGGAAAGAAGCTGGAGTATCTTTCAAGAAACAGCTCAGATGGCCATGCCACCTCTCATGATTATTGTGACGACGGCCACTGTGATGATGTTAATGGCATACGAGTATGACAGTGGTATGTGGAGATATCTCACATTATTTCCAATCAGAAAAGGTGCCGTCTTGACTGCCAAATTATTAACCACGTTTGCAGTCCTCTCAGGAGCCGGAATTTCCATTTTCTTTGCGGTAGTTATGGCAAGTTTCGCAGCTGGAGTAACTAATACGAAGGGGGTTTTCTTCATAACAGCCGGCCCGGTGCTGCTTGCTTTCCCCTTAATGATCTTTCTGCTCTGGACTGTCGCGGCCAGCGGAAATATGCTAACTCCCACCCTAACAGGTATAGCTCTGTTTCTCTTTATTCATATTTTTGCGGGGTGGGGCGTCTGGCTTCCATGGGGGCCTCTGGCGACATTTGGCTCCATGCTGCAATCGTCGCAGCAGGACCTTATTTCAGCAGCACTCGCTCTGGTCTTAACGTCGGTTTTATATTTTGTTATTTCGGTTATGGATGTCACAAATCGCCTATAA
- a CDS encoding ABC transporter permease, protein MRNWIRMLAIERCKLRRSKMWIVIILLTILPVIYGYIIYSHIMVNQYGYDTENHWYMYTVMVFLFYGTICLPVAVALVARTLYKFEKEAGNWEKMLLFPITATHVFLSKWAWIATIAFLTQLWTFLLIISGGYIAGIQDQLPVLTLFIPTFLLGTFGTVAAGTLQFYLYLRFNTSVALSLNIVMTLPFFLIFSNESASLLPYLYPWALPVLGMTVATAGGIQLLTFISACLIMSLSLSYLSIRQIKEGVPANG, encoded by the coding sequence ATGAGAAACTGGATTCGTATGCTGGCAATTGAACGTTGTAAATTACGGCGATCGAAAATGTGGATAGTTATCATCTTACTAACAATCTTACCGGTCATTTACGGGTATATCATTTATTCACATATCATGGTTAACCAGTACGGGTATGACACGGAAAATCACTGGTATATGTATACCGTTATGGTGTTCTTATTTTATGGTACGATCTGTCTGCCAGTAGCAGTGGCGCTCGTGGCTCGCACACTGTACAAATTTGAAAAAGAAGCAGGGAACTGGGAGAAAATGTTACTCTTTCCCATTACCGCCACCCACGTATTTTTAAGTAAATGGGCCTGGATTGCCACAATCGCCTTCTTGACTCAACTGTGGACGTTTTTACTTATTATCTCGGGAGGGTACATTGCAGGCATACAGGATCAGCTACCTGTACTTACTCTATTTATACCTACCTTCCTATTAGGGACGTTCGGGACGGTAGCAGCTGGAACCCTGCAGTTCTATCTGTACCTGAGATTCAACACATCTGTTGCACTTTCATTAAATATCGTGATGACTCTCCCGTTTTTTCTAATCTTCTCAAACGAATCCGCTTCATTACTGCCCTATTTGTATCCGTGGGCATTACCGGTTTTAGGAATGACGGTAGCGACTGCAGGAGGTATCCAGCTCCTCACATTTATAAGTGCCTGCCTGATTATGTCGCTTAGTTTAAGTTATTTAAGTATCAGACAAATAAAAGAAGGAGTGCCGGCCAATGGGTAA
- a CDS encoding ABC transporter ATP-binding protein — protein sequence MGNQSYLLETNGITKTYKGINVVNGLSLQLEEGEIYGFLGPNGAGKTTTIRMLLGLIKPTEGNVIVFGKELTKERIAILNQVGSLVESPSYYPHLTGKDNLETLRKILQVPKSRIMEVLEMVRLTKMADRKVKEYSLGMKQRLGLAASLLGRPKLLILDEPTNGLDPAGMIEIRELIRQLPEKYGMTVLLSSHLLSEIDQVATKVGIIAKGEIIFQDQISVLREKAIRKLYIQMDDWETGQKVLSSHGIETVRQDTWLTMANQPDGKIAEIVKELVYSGLNIYRVTEEMVSLEDIFLNLTRGEETL from the coding sequence ATGGGTAATCAATCGTATCTTCTCGAAACAAATGGTATAACGAAAACGTATAAAGGAATTAATGTGGTCAACGGGCTCTCTCTCCAGCTTGAAGAAGGAGAAATTTACGGGTTCCTCGGCCCTAACGGAGCAGGGAAAACGACCACGATCAGAATGCTGTTAGGCCTCATTAAACCTACGGAAGGGAATGTGATCGTATTTGGAAAGGAGTTGACGAAAGAAAGGATTGCTATTCTCAATCAAGTAGGCTCACTAGTTGAATCCCCCTCTTACTATCCACACCTGACAGGTAAAGACAATTTGGAAACGCTCCGTAAAATTCTTCAGGTGCCAAAGTCGCGAATAATGGAAGTACTTGAGATGGTCAGGCTGACAAAGATGGCAGATCGGAAAGTGAAAGAGTATTCATTAGGCATGAAACAGCGGCTGGGACTGGCAGCTTCATTACTCGGAAGGCCGAAACTACTCATACTGGACGAACCGACAAACGGGCTTGATCCGGCGGGCATGATCGAGATACGGGAACTGATCAGACAACTACCTGAAAAATATGGGATGACCGTCCTGTTATCAAGTCACTTGCTGTCAGAAATAGATCAGGTGGCCACTAAAGTAGGTATTATTGCAAAAGGGGAAATCATCTTCCAGGACCAGATTAGTGTCCTCCGTGAAAAAGCGATCCGGAAACTGTACATTCAAATGGATGACTGGGAGACGGGCCAAAAAGTCCTTTCCAGTCATGGCATCGAAACAGTTCGTCAAGATACTTGGCTGACGATGGCGAATCAGCCGGACGGCAAGATTGCTGAAATCGTAAAAGAGTTAGTATATTCCGGCCTTAATATCTACAGGGTTACGGAGGAGATGGTTTCGCTTGAAGATATTTTCCTCAACCTTACGAGAGGTGAGGAAACACTATGA
- a CDS encoding ABC transporter permease yields MMRALIQSDLMKVKKMVWVMMIAFPAGLVGLQAVNYSLRLDHLLGLHDDYWYFLLENVHVFWPTVLVLSLTLIISLFASVEHETGTWTTLFSLPVNNRKVYLSKLVIILTVLVVSSVLFAVFSLILGLALGFGSDLPLMDASQMILSTFITLLPFVCLQFWLSMSYTNQGVALTTGIANAVFIMYAVDLPTWMPWRWPLLLDGISTSTSEIFYGLGTGAVLMMITLIHLTRKDVSA; encoded by the coding sequence ATGATGAGAGCTCTTATCCAGTCAGATCTCATGAAAGTGAAAAAGATGGTTTGGGTGATGATGATCGCCTTCCCCGCAGGGCTCGTCGGATTACAAGCAGTGAATTATTCGCTGCGACTTGACCATCTGCTAGGATTGCATGATGACTACTGGTACTTTTTGCTAGAAAACGTCCATGTTTTTTGGCCGACGGTTCTCGTGTTATCACTCACGCTGATCATTTCACTGTTCGCGAGTGTCGAACATGAGACAGGTACGTGGACGACCTTGTTTTCGTTACCGGTTAACAACAGGAAAGTCTATCTTTCCAAATTGGTGATTATATTAACGGTGCTCGTCGTATCATCAGTCTTATTTGCCGTCTTTTCACTAATTCTCGGCCTCGCATTGGGATTCGGTAGCGACCTGCCTCTCATGGATGCCTCACAGATGATCCTAAGTACATTTATCACTTTACTGCCGTTTGTATGTTTACAGTTTTGGCTGTCGATGAGCTATACTAACCAAGGCGTTGCTTTAACGACAGGAATTGCGAACGCCGTGTTCATTATGTATGCTGTTGACTTGCCAACATGGATGCCGTGGCGCTGGCCGCTTCTGTTGGACGGTATTTCAACAAGTACGTCGGAGATTTTCTACGGGCTTGGAACAGGTGCAGTCTTAATGATGATCACTCTTATTCATCTGACAAGAAAGGATGTGTCTGCATGA
- a CDS encoding ABC transporter permease → MTFSNVLKSEWLKLKHSKVVFIVLASPVLATIIGLFTTMHVPEQQWLGTITTMILAHSAIFLPLLMGIFSALICRHEHSGGGWKQVLTLPVSRLQIYFAKFIVILFLLTLTQIAFMIATWVAGTLRGFSDPFPFVNVFVSVGVGWLACLPLIALQLWLATMFKSFAGPSVVNVMLTFPTVVIANSPLFGPMYPWAHPLLGMTQAFSYSLGGDAGFLDSAVTFYVVMISSFAVFTVVGSAHFHRREWV, encoded by the coding sequence ATGACGTTTTCAAACGTGTTAAAATCTGAATGGTTAAAGCTAAAACATTCCAAAGTTGTTTTCATCGTCCTCGCTAGCCCTGTGCTGGCAACGATTATTGGCTTGTTTACTACGATGCACGTACCCGAACAGCAGTGGCTCGGCACAATCACGACAATGATTCTTGCACACAGTGCTATTTTCCTACCACTTCTCATGGGTATCTTTTCGGCGCTTATTTGCCGCCATGAGCATTCAGGGGGCGGTTGGAAGCAAGTGTTGACGCTTCCTGTTTCAAGGCTGCAGATCTATTTTGCTAAATTTATCGTCATCCTGTTTCTTCTGACGTTAACTCAAATTGCATTTATGATCGCTACTTGGGTTGCAGGGACATTAAGAGGCTTCTCGGACCCGTTTCCATTTGTGAATGTGTTCGTGAGTGTCGGAGTAGGATGGCTTGCCTGTCTGCCACTGATTGCGTTACAGCTGTGGCTGGCCACTATGTTTAAGTCCTTCGCAGGACCGAGTGTAGTCAATGTGATGCTGACGTTTCCAACCGTTGTCATTGCTAATTCACCTCTGTTTGGTCCAATGTATCCGTGGGCTCATCCACTTTTAGGGATGACTCAGGCCTTTTCCTATTCATTGGGAGGAGATGCGGGATTTTTGGACTCGGCAGTGACGTTTTATGTAGTAATGATTTCTAGCTTTGCTGTATTTACGGTAGTTGGAAGCGCACATTTCCACAGGCGGGAATGGGTTTAA
- a CDS encoding helix-turn-helix transcriptional regulator, translating to MGKNTSGKLDNHIQMWRSKNKMTQADLGKKIGVSRQTIISIEKNKYTPSLALAFELALAFGCSIEDLFDYETEKD from the coding sequence ATGGGAAAAAACACCTCAGGTAAATTGGACAATCACATTCAAATGTGGCGGTCAAAAAATAAAATGACACAAGCAGATTTAGGGAAAAAAATCGGTGTCAGCCGACAGACGATTATCTCAATAGAAAAAAATAAATATACACCTTCTTTAGCTTTAGCATTTGAATTAGCACTCGCTTTCGGGTGTTCAATTGAAGACCTTTTTGATTACGAAACTGAGAAAGATTAA